Genomic DNA from Alkalihalobacterium alkalinitrilicum:
AGTCTAGTAGACAGATATAACCACTTACGTCATACCTAAGTGAACCGCCGTATACGGAACCGTACGTACGGTGGTGTGAGAGGTCGGGGGTTAGTCACCCCCTCCTACTCGATTTACTGTAGGAGAATTTGACTTCTTTTTAAGTCTAAAATATAAGAAAGCCATCTTAGTAGACTGGTGACTTTTCAACATTAAGTTAAACTTCATAAATAGTTTGATTTTTTAACATTCAAATGGAACAAATTTACGATTATTAAATCTGAGATGTATAGGGAATGATTCGCGTGTATGACGACATACTAATGATAGCTACATATAAAGGAGGACCATATTATGACGGAATCAAACCAACCACAGCAACCTCAAGGTGACGAAAAGCCTGCTCTTGACCCAAAGTCAAGTATCGTTAATAAAATTCAAGAGTTAGGACAAACGAATGTTCCTGACATGGATGCTTCAAACATTCATTGTATAACAATCGTAGGTCAAATTGAGGGACATATGCAGCTACCACCTCAAAATAAAACAACGAAATACGAACATATTATTCCTCAGCTTGTCGCTGCAGAACAAAATTCAAAAATCGAGGGATTACTTATTATCCTAAATACAGTAGGGGGGGATGTTGAAGCAGGGTTAGCAATTTCTGAAATGATTGCATCTATGTCCAAGCCATCAGTAACGCTTGTTTTAGGAGGAGGTCATTCGATAGGAGTCCCAATCGCAACGGCCTCTAACCATAGTTTTATCGCGGAAACAGCAACTATGACAATTCATCCTGTTCGCTTAACTGGTCTTGTAATAGGTGTGCCGCAAACGTTTGAATATTTAGATAAAATGCAAGAACGGGTCATTCGTTTTGTTACAAAACACTCAGCCATTGATGAAGAAAAGTTTAAAGAACTTATGTTTTCAAAAGGAAACTTAACAAGAGATATTGGAACTAATGTTATAGGAACTGATGCTGTTGACTATGGTCTAATTAATGAAGTGGGGGGAATAGGTCAAGCGTTAAGTAAGTTAAATTCTCTAATTGAAGAACATCGTACAAGTGGCGGTGAGATCGTCCAATGATATTGTACACGATGTTACCAGAAGAAATGATTTTTCCACAAGAAGAAAGTAGCTTTGCCAACCAACAAACCATACCAGTAGAAGGCGGCTTATTAGTAGTAGAAGATATTGGACAATCTCAGTATAAAGTGATACGTCTGATTAGTAGCAATCCAGGTCATTATTTAAATGAGAGCTATACACCAGGGCGAATTATTATGGGAAAACCACAACTTTAATTATGTAGACAGGTTTTGTATTATGTTATAATCATAATACCTAACTTGGTTGAAGCAGCCAATTTTGGCTGCTTTTCTACTCTATGGAAAATGATTACAAAATAAAAGTCTATCCTACTTTTATCCCGCAACAACTGGCAGTAATACCCCACTTCAAGACTTCGAGGAATTAAAGAAGGATAAGTGGGGGATAAACTGCCAGTAAGTGCCCGATTGGTTCAACTAACCATCAGTGGGGGAAGAGGAAAACCCATCACTGATGGGAGTTTCACTTTATGGAACGCATCATGAAGTTGTTAAGGGAAAGTGAATAAGGTTAAAGTAAAAATAATATGAACTAACTTGTATAAAATGTATCAAGTTGGTACCTTATACCGTGAAGTTTCACTTTATGAGACAAGCACCATAGTAATTTCGTATATTAAGTCACAGTAGAGGGTGAAATGATGTCAAAGAAAAGAAAAAAGAAACAAACAGAATGGAAAACACAATTGACGTTTGAATTAATTGGTTTATCTTTATTTATTTTGTCAATAATCACGTTTGCAAGATTAGGTAGTGTCGGGGATGTATTTGTTCATTTATTTCGCTTTTTTATAGGGGAATGGCACGTTGTTTTAACGATTAGTCTATTTATTTCGTCTTTATATATTATTATTAAACGAAAAATACCTTCATTTTGGACACGAAGATTAGCTGGTATCTATTTACTTTTGTTCGGGTTTATTTTGCTAAGTCATGTCCGTTTATTTGAAGTTTTAGCAAACAAAGATGGATTCGAAGACCCGTCTGTATTACGTAATACGTGGGAATTATTTTGGTTGCAAGTTCATCAAACAGCATCTGTAAATGATTTAGGTGGTGGAATGGTAGGAGCGCTAGGTTATGCAGCTACTCACTTTCTTTTTGATGCACCAGGAACTTATTTAATTTCTTTTTTCTGTATGATCGTTGCTATATTATTGATTACGAATCAATCACTATCTGAAGTGATTAACCGGATACTTAATCTAGGAAAACAGATTTGTATGGCTACTTTACGTTTTTTGCAAAAACTATTTACAAGTTGGAAGGAAGAATGGGATTCTAAGTTAGCTGAACGACGCGAAAAACAAAAAGAAAAGAAAGAAAAAACGTCAGAAGAAAATAATGAACCAATTTTAGTTCCTGCTGAACCAGTAATACATGATTTTACGAACCAATCTTATGAGAATACAGAAGGTCCTGATTTAACTTTACCGCTATCAAATGAAGCAAAGAAGGAAAAGGAGATCATAGAGACAGAAGAAACGGAAAAGTTCGATCCGATTCCTGCACAACCGCTATTGATGACCGAAATTGCGAATGAAGACTATCAATTACCGAGTTTAGAATTACTGAATTTACCTAATAATAATGGGCAACACATGGAAAAAAGACATATATCAGCAAATGCTAAAAAGTTAGAGCAAACACTTGAAAGTTTTGGAGTAAAAGCAAAAGTAACAGAAGTTCACCTAGGACCAGCCGTTACCAAGTATGAAGTACACCCAAGTGTTGGGGTTAAAGTTAGTAAAATTGTTAACTTAGCCGATGATTTAGCTCTCGCTCTAGCAGCTAAAGATATTCGAATTGAAGCACCGATACCAGGCAAGTCAGCTATAGGAATAGAAGTTCCAAATAAAGAAGTGGCGCTGGTTACTTTAAGAGAAGTTCTTGACTCTTCAATAAATCGGCAAGAAGCACACCCTCTCTCAGTTGCTTTAGGAAGAGATATTTCAGGTGAACCAGTTTTAGCAGCATTAAATAAAATGCCACATTTACTTGTAGCTGGTGCGACTGGAAGTGGTAAAAGTGTGTGTATTAATGGGATTATTACTAGCATACTTATGAAAGCAAAGCCCCATGAAGTTAAGCTTATGATGATAGACCCTAAGATGGTTGAATTAAATGTCTATAATGGGGTTCCACATTTGTTAACCCCAGTCGTAACCGAACCGAAAAAAGCATCACAAGCACTTAAAAAAGTGGTAAATGAAATGGAACGACGGTATGATTTATTTTCCCATTCTGGAACGAGGAATATTGAAGGATACAATGACTTGATAAAAAAACAAAACGACATGGGTGAGGCAAAACAACCTTTATTACCATATATTGTTGTCGTTGTTGATGAATTAGCAGATTTAATGATGGTTGCATCAGGGGACGTTGAGGATTGTATTACTCGGTTAGCACAAATGGCCCGTGCCGCAGGTATTCATATGATTATTGCAACGCAACGACCATCAGTTGATGTTATTACAGGGGTAATTAAAGCGAATATCCCTTCTAGGATCGCATTTGGTGTATCATCACAAACAGATTCTAGGACAATCCTTGATAGTGGTGGAGCAGAAAAACTTCTAGGTCGAGGGGATATGCTTTATCTACCTGTAGGAGCTACTAAACCGACACGTGTACAAGGAGCTTTTTTATCTGACGATGAAGTTGAAACGATCGTTAATTTCGTTATAAGTCAACAAAGAGCGCAATATCAGGAAGAAATGACACCTACAGAAGAGCCTGAGATTGTTGAAAAAGTAGATGATGAGTTATATCAGCCAGCAGTTGAGTTAGTTGTGGAAATGAATACAGCATCTGTTTCAATGTTGCAACGTAGATTTCGTATAGGATATACAAGAGCGGCTAGACTTATTGATGAAATGGAAGCTAGAGGTATCGTTGGACCTTATGAGGGAAGTAAACCAAGGGAAGTTTTAGTGTCTAAATCAACAGAAGAAGCTTCGGCACAATAATTGTTGGGGTAAGGAGTGGGGAGAATGATTAAAGCTGATAATCGACCATTGTATTTACAAGTCATAGATAGAATTAAAGAAGACATCGACCAACAAGTATTTAAAGAGGGTGAAAAGTTACCGTCTGAATTTGAATTATCTAAACAGTTAGGTGTTAGTAGAGCAACATTACGAGAGGCGTTGCGAATTCTTGAAGATGAAGGGGTAGTTCTTCGAAGACACGGTGTTGGTACTTTTGTCCATTCCAAACCTCTGTTTTCTTCCGGAATTGAAGAACTGTATAGTGTTTCAGATATGATCGCAAATGCAAAGAAAGATCCTGGGACAATTTTTTTGTCCTCCTATGTAGAGGATGCAACTGAAGATGACAGAGGTAGATTTAGTAATGATAGTATGGAGAATTGCGTTGTGATTGAAAGAGTACGAACCGCTGATGATGAACCTGTTGTTTATTGTCTTGACCGAGTTCCAGAAGAAATTCTCGGTAAACATTCGATCCATGAAATTGGCTCGATTTTTACCTTTTTAGAAAGTATCGGTCATAGTATTTCTTATGCAGTGACAACTATTACCCCAGTTGGCTATCATGAAACGGTATCGCCTATTTTAAACTGTGAGCCAGAAACCTCCTTATTACTATTAAAGCAAATGCATTACGATGAGTCAGACGAGCCAGTACTTTTTTCACTTAATTATTTTAGAGCCGATAAATTTAAGTTTAAAGTAGTAAGAAAACGGATAAAAGCATAACCTAAGCTAAGCAAGAACTGTATTCTAGAGCAGGGAGTGATATGATGAACCAACTTCAAGAAATTCAAAGTGAGTTAAACGGTCTAAATTTACATATGGTTAATACGCCGAAATATAAAACGACCACAATTGTTTTATTTTTAAAAGCACCACTAGAAGCGAAGACTGTAACGAAAAGAGCGTTAATTCCGCATATACTACAAAGTGGAACGGCGCATTCACCAACAAGAAAAGAGATTAGAAATCGATTAGATGAACTGTATGGTGCAAGTTTATCTGTAGATGTTCAGAAAAAAGGCGAAGAACATGTCATTGGTTTTCGAATGGATATCGCCAACGAAAAATTTCTAAAAGACTCAACCCCGTTGTTTGAAAAAGCAGTAGAACTGTTAGCTGAAGTATTACTACAGCCAAAACAAGAAAATGGACAGTTTGCAACGTCGATCGTTGAAAGCGAAAAACGGTCGTTAAAACAGCGGATCAAATCGGTATATGATGATAAAATGCGATATGCTAACATGCGAATTACAGAAGAAATGTGTAAAGGTGAACCATTTGCGTTATCAGTACATGGTGAAGAGAAACAAATTGATGAAATAAAAGGTGACGATTTATTTGCCTATTACCAACAACTTTTACAAGAAGACAAAATGGATTTTTATATTGTCGGTGATATAGATCCCGATGCTGTAAGAACAACAATCCAACAATACTTTTCACTTCCTGAAGGACGTAAAAATACAGGGGTTACTGTTCAAACAACACAAAAGCAAGTCAGTGAAGTGAAAACTATTTTTGATGAACAAGATGTCAAGCAAGGAAAACTTCATATGGGTTATCGTACCTATACAACATTTAAAGATGACGCTTATTATGCACTACAAGTATTTAATGGTTTATTCGGTGGCTTTTCGCATTCTAAATTATTTATAAACGTTCGTGAAAAAGCGAGCTTAGCTTATTATGCTGCTTCTCGTTACGAAAGTCATAAAGGTATTATTATGGTTATGTCTGGAATTGAATTTGAAAACTATGATAAAGCTGTTTCCATTATTAATGAACAAATGGAAAACATGCAAAAAGGTGAATTTTCTGACGGAGAGTTAGATCAAACGAAAGCAATGATCAATAATCAGTTATTAGAAACAGCTGATACAGCTAGAGGCTATGCTGAACTTTTATATCACAATGTCGTTGCTAACAAAGAACGCTCTCTCGATGAATGGATTCAAGGAATTAATCGTGTTACGAAAGAGGACGTTATAGCGATTGCAAATCAAATCAAGTTAGATACCATCTATTTCCTAAAAGGAAAGGAGGGGACAACAGCATGAAAGAAATTCAATTTGAGCAATTGAAAGAATCTCTCTACTATGAAAAGTTAGATAATGGTCTTAATGTTTACGTCCTTCCAAAAGCGGGTTTTAATAAAACGTATGCTACGTTTACGACAAAATACGGTTCAATTGATAATCACTTTATTCCACTCGGAAGTAAAGAAGCAATTGTTGTTCCAGATGGAATTGCTCATTTTCTTGAACATAAAATGTTTGAAGATGAACATGGGGATGTTTTTCAAGACTTTAGTAAGCAAGGTGCTCAAGCAAATGCATTCACCAGCTTTACACGCACCGCATATTTGTTTTCAAGTACATCTAATGTAAATAAAAATATCGAAACATTACTTAACTTTG
This window encodes:
- a CDS encoding GntR family transcriptional regulator; the protein is MIKADNRPLYLQVIDRIKEDIDQQVFKEGEKLPSEFELSKQLGVSRATLREALRILEDEGVVLRRHGVGTFVHSKPLFSSGIEELYSVSDMIANAKKDPGTIFLSSYVEDATEDDRGRFSNDSMENCVVIERVRTADDEPVVYCLDRVPEEILGKHSIHEIGSIFTFLESIGHSISYAVTTITPVGYHETVSPILNCEPETSLLLLKQMHYDESDEPVLFSLNYFRADKFKFKVVRKRIKA
- the yfmF gene encoding EF-P 5-aminopentanol modification-associated protein YfmF, with the translated sequence MNQLQEIQSELNGLNLHMVNTPKYKTTTIVLFLKAPLEAKTVTKRALIPHILQSGTAHSPTRKEIRNRLDELYGASLSVDVQKKGEEHVIGFRMDIANEKFLKDSTPLFEKAVELLAEVLLQPKQENGQFATSIVESEKRSLKQRIKSVYDDKMRYANMRITEEMCKGEPFALSVHGEEKQIDEIKGDDLFAYYQQLLQEDKMDFYIVGDIDPDAVRTTIQQYFSLPEGRKNTGVTVQTTQKQVSEVKTIFDEQDVKQGKLHMGYRTYTTFKDDAYYALQVFNGLFGGFSHSKLFINVREKASLAYYAASRYESHKGIIMVMSGIEFENYDKAVSIINEQMENMQKGEFSDGELDQTKAMINNQLLETADTARGYAELLYHNVVANKERSLDEWIQGINRVTKEDVIAIANQIKLDTIYFLKGKEGTTA
- a CDS encoding DNA translocase FtsK, whose product is MSKKRKKKQTEWKTQLTFELIGLSLFILSIITFARLGSVGDVFVHLFRFFIGEWHVVLTISLFISSLYIIIKRKIPSFWTRRLAGIYLLLFGFILLSHVRLFEVLANKDGFEDPSVLRNTWELFWLQVHQTASVNDLGGGMVGALGYAATHFLFDAPGTYLISFFCMIVAILLITNQSLSEVINRILNLGKQICMATLRFLQKLFTSWKEEWDSKLAERREKQKEKKEKTSEENNEPILVPAEPVIHDFTNQSYENTEGPDLTLPLSNEAKKEKEIIETEETEKFDPIPAQPLLMTEIANEDYQLPSLELLNLPNNNGQHMEKRHISANAKKLEQTLESFGVKAKVTEVHLGPAVTKYEVHPSVGVKVSKIVNLADDLALALAAKDIRIEAPIPGKSAIGIEVPNKEVALVTLREVLDSSINRQEAHPLSVALGRDISGEPVLAALNKMPHLLVAGATGSGKSVCINGIITSILMKAKPHEVKLMMIDPKMVELNVYNGVPHLLTPVVTEPKKASQALKKVVNEMERRYDLFSHSGTRNIEGYNDLIKKQNDMGEAKQPLLPYIVVVVDELADLMMVASGDVEDCITRLAQMARAAGIHMIIATQRPSVDVITGVIKANIPSRIAFGVSSQTDSRTILDSGGAEKLLGRGDMLYLPVGATKPTRVQGAFLSDDEVETIVNFVISQQRAQYQEEMTPTEEPEIVEKVDDELYQPAVELVVEMNTASVSMLQRRFRIGYTRAARLIDEMEARGIVGPYEGSKPREVLVSKSTEEASAQ
- a CDS encoding ClpP family protease, whose translation is MTESNQPQQPQGDEKPALDPKSSIVNKIQELGQTNVPDMDASNIHCITIVGQIEGHMQLPPQNKTTKYEHIIPQLVAAEQNSKIEGLLIILNTVGGDVEAGLAISEMIASMSKPSVTLVLGGGHSIGVPIATASNHSFIAETATMTIHPVRLTGLVIGVPQTFEYLDKMQERVIRFVTKHSAIDEEKFKELMFSKGNLTRDIGTNVIGTDAVDYGLINEVGGIGQALSKLNSLIEEHRTSGGEIVQ
- a CDS encoding YlzJ-like family protein; translation: MLPEEMIFPQEESSFANQQTIPVEGGLLVVEDIGQSQYKVIRLISSNPGHYLNESYTPGRIIMGKPQL